In a single window of the Patescibacteria group bacterium genome:
- a CDS encoding sugar phosphate nucleotidyltransferase: protein MKGVVLAGGLGTRLYPLTYATNKHLLPIYNKPMVFYPLETLLRADISEILVVVGGPHAGHFIQVLRNGKQLGVKHLEFAYQEKEGGIAQALALAEDFADGESIAAILGDNTTDVDISEQVKSFEDGAMVFLKEVPDPERFGVPVFDKEDSKKIMAIEEKPKKPQSNFAVTGLYLYDNKVFSHIKSIKPSDRGELEITDVNNCYLREGKLRWAKLDGFWSDAGTFKTLYLASRYWAEKVEK, encoded by the coding sequence ATGAAAGGGGTTGTTTTAGCCGGAGGCTTGGGAACCAGGCTTTATCCTTTAACTTACGCCACGAACAAGCATCTTTTACCTATTTACAATAAACCCATGGTTTTTTATCCTCTGGAAACTTTATTGCGGGCCGATATCTCGGAAATTTTGGTGGTTGTCGGCGGACCTCACGCCGGTCATTTTATTCAGGTTTTAAGAAACGGTAAACAATTAGGAGTTAAGCATTTAGAATTTGCCTATCAGGAAAAAGAAGGAGGGATCGCTCAGGCTTTGGCTTTGGCTGAGGATTTTGCTGACGGGGAGTCAATCGCGGCCATTTTAGGCGACAATACGACCGATGTTGATATTTCCGAGCAGGTTAAGTCTTTTGAAGACGGGGCGATGGTTTTCCTAAAAGAGGTTCCGGATCCCGAGCGTTTTGGCGTGCCGGTTTTTGACAAAGAAGATTCTAAAAAAATTATGGCGATTGAGGAAAAACCCAAAAAACCGCAAAGTAATTTTGCGGTGACCGGTCTTTATCTTTACGACAATAAAGTTTTTTCTCATATTAAAAGTATTAAACCTTCAGACAGGGGGGAACTGGAGATAACGGATGTCAATAATTGTTATCTTCGTGAAGGAAAATTACGTTGGGCTAAGCTTGACGGCTTTTGGTCTGATGCCGGGACTTTTAAAACTCTCTATTTAGCCAGCCGTTATTGGGCGGAAAAAGTCGAAAAATAA
- the rfbB gene encoding dTDP-glucose 4,6-dehydratase, protein MKILVTGGAGFIGANFILYWLKNHPQDQIINFDKLTYAGNLANLESIKDNPNYQFIKGDISDQEMVSRVIKGTDIVVHFAAESHVDRSLLTPAVFVKTNVLGTQILLENALQNNVKRFHHVSTDEVFGSLKLDDPHKFNEKTLYNPRSPYAATKAASDHLVRAYFHSFNLPVTITNCSNNFGPFQFPEKFIPLTITNLLEGKKVPVYGDGLYVRDWLYVEDHCRAIDLVLEKGELGETYCVGGLTEDINNLSVIKKILKILGKDESFLEFVKDRPGHDRRYALDWSKIKNELGWQPQFAFDSWLEKTVAWYQNNEDWWKKVKSGEYQKYYQKQYGER, encoded by the coding sequence ATGAAAATCTTAGTGACCGGCGGAGCTGGTTTTATTGGTGCCAATTTTATTTTATATTGGCTCAAAAATCATCCCCAGGATCAAATCATCAATTTTGATAAATTAACTTACGCCGGGAATTTAGCTAATCTAGAATCTATCAAAGATAACCCCAATTACCAATTTATTAAAGGCGATATAAGCGACCAAGAAATGGTGAGCAGGGTTATAAAGGGTACCGACATTGTCGTTCATTTTGCCGCCGAATCTCATGTGGACCGGTCGCTTTTGACGCCTGCGGTTTTTGTTAAAACCAATGTTTTGGGCACGCAGATTCTTTTGGAAAATGCCCTGCAAAATAACGTTAAAAGGTTTCATCATGTCTCAACCGATGAGGTTTTCGGCTCTTTAAAGCTTGACGATCCTCATAAATTTAACGAAAAAACTCTCTATAATCCCAGAAGTCCTTACGCCGCAACCAAAGCCGCGTCTGACCATCTGGTCAGAGCATACTTTCATTCCTTTAATCTGCCGGTCACAATCACGAATTGTTCTAATAACTTCGGTCCTTTCCAGTTTCCGGAAAAATTTATTCCTTTAACCATTACGAATCTTTTAGAGGGTAAAAAAGTTCCGGTTTACGGCGACGGTTTGTACGTTCGCGATTGGCTTTATGTTGAAGATCATTGTCGGGCCATTGATTTGGTTTTGGAAAAAGGAGAACTCGGGGAGACCTATTGCGTTGGCGGTTTAACAGAAGATATTAATAATCTAAGTGTCATTAAGAAAATTTTAAAGATCTTAGGCAAAGACGAAAGCTTTTTAGAATTTGTTAAGGACAGGCCAGGTCATGATCGTCGCTACGCTTTGGATTGGTCAAAAATCAAAAACGAGCTCGGTTGGCAACCGCAATTTGCTTTTGACAGTTGGCTTGAAAAAACCGTGGCTTGGTATCAAAACAACGAAGACTGGTGGAAGAAAGTTAAATCAGGAGAGTATCAAAAGTATTACCAAAAGCAATATGGCGAAAGATAA